In Quercus lobata isolate SW786 chromosome 12, ValleyOak3.0 Primary Assembly, whole genome shotgun sequence, a genomic segment contains:
- the LOC115972243 gene encoding nodulin homeobox-like has product MTLAMEEPSCSSAVEAIDLISAVKGLHGLSSLELHKLLRDSENFTIHYLNKKGSSIKIDMEKLAAFLPLHLMAVLMSSDKDETLFRYLLSGIRLLHSLCDLAPRHAKLEQILLDDVKVTEQLLDLVFYLLIVLGGYKQETRNDSMPLMHSAMVACSLYLLTGCICSQWPDLAHVLLAHPKVDVFMDAAFGAVLVAIRFLNIKLSTQYPVSCMKSNLTAEQIVNYLCQQCEASLQFLQSLCQQKMFLERLLRNKELCEKGCVLFLARAILKLNVTPPFVESSRVVAAVSRLKAKVLSILLSLCESESLSYLDDVASSPGSLDLAKSVALEVFGLLKTELGRDPKHLASCSDRCYPMGFLQLNAMRLADIFSDDSNFHSYITIYFTKVLTAIFSLPHGDFVSSWCSSNLPVREDDSTLEYDSFAAAGWVLDKFSSLDQPNETNLEFTLIPNSIRQASYAHQRTSLFVKIIANLHCFNPNICEEQERNLFLHKFVECLKMDLSKSLPGFSFTSDAPKAASVCRNLRSLLSHAESLIPNFLNEEDVQLLRVFFNQLQSLITSADFEEKQVQEAQSPEGCSSPFLRKEPPNSNGQHGNLEKEMFKDSAFQEMDQFCIKRGHVEHGDDMMTQDRREGKGISSTRASEGLREMDRDAQNIETSGSDTSSTRGKNAIDQMDKQVETIQCEEKQQRKRKRTLMNDRQMNMIERALLDEPDMQRNAASVQSWAHKISLHGSKVTSAQLKNWLNNRKVRLARARAAKAVRAALEVENGLQDKHSSLRLANDSPESPGEDSYVPRDAFGDPQSILGASDGENSMIVQSNFIVVGRADFVQCKPGQCVMFVNVKGEEIGKGKVYQMHGEWYGWKLKERKTCVLDVYELKVEKGTILPHPSKSTGMSFEEAETKIGLVRVLWDLSRIFTIRPQ; this is encoded by the exons ATGACGCTTGCTATGGAAGAACCATCATGTAGTTCTGCAGTA GAAGCCATTGACTTAATTTCAGCAGTGAAGGGGTTGCATGGGCTTAGCTCCCTGGAACTTCATAAGTTATTGAGGGACTCCGAAAACTTCACTATTCACTACCTTAATAAAAAGGGGTCATCAATTAAG ATTGATATGGAGAAGCTTGCAGCATTTCTTCCCTTACACCTTATGGCAGTGCTTATGTCATCTGACAAAGATGAAACCCTGTTCAGATACTTGTTATCCGGCATTCGTCTCTTACATTCATTGTGTGATTTAGCACCTCGACACGCTAAACTTGAGCAG ATTTTGCTAGATGATGTCAAGGTGACAGAGCAGCTGCTTGACCTGGTGTTTTATTTGCTAATTGTTCTTGGTGGTTATAAACAG GAAACCCGTAATGACTCCATGCCCCTTATGCATTCAGCAATGGTGGCATGCAGTCTATATCTATTAACAGGATGTATATGTTCACAATGGCCAGATCTTGCTCATGTATTGCTTGCACACCCTAAG GTTGACGTATTTATGGATGCTGCTTTTGGAGCAGTTCTTGTAGCCATTAGGTTTCTCAACATCAAGCTGTCAACTCAATATCCTGTTTCATGTATGAAATCAAATCTGACTGCTGAACAAATAGTTAACTATCTCTGCCAGCAATGTGAGGCTTCTTTACAGTTTCTTCAATCATTGTGCCAACAAAAAATGTTTCTGGAGCGCCTACTCAGGAATAAG GAACTATGTGAAAAGGGTTGTGTTCTGTTTTTGGCGCGAGCCATCTTGAAACTAAATGTCACACCGCCTTTTGTAGAATCCTCCAGAGTTGTGGCTGCTGTATCTAGGCTGAAAGCTAAAGTCCTATCAATT CTGTTGAGTCTGTGTGAATCAGAAAGCCTCTCTTACCTGGATGACGTTGCTAGTTCACCAGGGAGCCTGGATTTGGCAAAATCTGTAGCTTTAGAG GTTTTTGGGTTATTGAAGACTGAGCTTGGTAGGGATCCCAAACATCTTGCTTCCTGCTCTGACAGATGTTACCCCATGGGTTTTTTACAACTCAATGCAATGCGCCTAGCTGACATCTTCTCAGATGATTCAAACTTTCATTCTTACATTACAATATACTTT aCAAAAGTTCTGACTGCAATATTTTCACTTCCTCATGGAGATTTCGTATCTAGTTGGTGTTCTTCTAACCTCCCAGTAAGGGAAGATGATTCTACTCTTGAGTATGATTCATTTGCAGCAGCTGGATGGGTTTTGGATAAATTTTCATCATTGGACcaaccaaatgaaacaaatttGGAATTTACTTTAATTCCCAATAGCATACGTCAGGCTTCCTATGCGCATCAGAGAACATCATTATTTGTCAAAATAATAGCAAATCTTCATTGTTTTAATCCCAACATCTGTGAAG AGCAGGAGCGGAACCTCTTCCTTCACAAGTTTGTAGAGTGCTTGAAAATGGATCTATCAAAATCATTGCCTGGTTTCTCCTTTACTTCTGATGCTCCAAAAGCTGCCAGTGTTTGCAGGAATCTGC GTTCATTGCTAAGTCATGCAGAATCTTTAATTCCTAATTTTTTGAACGAGGAAGATGTACAGCTCCTAAG GGTGTTCTTTAACCAATTACAATCATTAATTACTTCTGCTGACTTTGAGGAAAAACAAGTGCAG GAGGCTCAGAGTCCAGAGGGATGCTCATCACCTTTTCTGAGGAAAGAACCTCCAAATTCTAATGGCCAACATGGTAACTTAGAGAAGGAAATGTTCAAGGATTCTGCTTTTCAAGAAATGGACCAGTTTTGCATCAAAAGGGGACATGTGGAACATGGTGATGATATGATGACGCAAGATAGGAGGGAGGGTAAAGGTATATCCAGTACAAGAGCATCTGAAGGTTTGAGAGAAATGGACAGAGATGCTCAGAATATTGAAACAAGTGGTTCAGATACGAGTTCCACTAGAGGAAAGAATGCCATTGATCAAATGGACAAACAAGTTGAAACCATTCAGTGTGAAGAAAAGCAGCAAAGAAAACGGAAACGAACTTTAATGAATGATAGGCAGATGAATATGATCGAGAGGGCTCTCTTAGATGAACCTGATATGCAGAGAAATGCAGCTTCCGTACAATCATGGGCTCATAAAATAAGTCTTCAT GGTTCAAAGGTTACATCTGCACAGCTAAAGAACTG GCTGAACAACCGGAAAGTCAGGCTAGCTCGTGCCCGTGCGGCTAAGGCTGTTCGTGCAGCACTAGAGGTTGAAAATGGTCTTCAAGACAAGCACAGTTCACTGAGACTAGCCAATGACTCACCTGAGAGTCCTGGTGAAGATTCTTATGTCCCAAGAGATGCTTTTGGAGATCCTCAAAGCATTCTGGGAGCTAGTGATGGTGAAAACTCTATGATTGTCCAGTCAAACTTTATTGTTGTTGGCCGCGCAGATTTTGTCCAGTGCAAGCCAGGTCAGTGTGTAATGTTTGTAAATGTGAAAGGAGAGGAGATTGGTAAGGGAAAGGTGTATCAGATGCATGGTGAATGGTATGGATGGAAGTTGAAGGAACGAAAGACATGCGTGCTGGATGTTTATGAGCTTAAGGTTGAGAAAGGGACTATTCTTCCTCACCCTTCTAAATCTACAGGCATGTCATTTGAAGAGGCTGAAACAAAGATAGGGCTAGTTAGAGTGTTGTGGGATTTAAGCAGAATATTCACTATCCGACCTCAGTGA